The Manis javanica isolate MJ-LG chromosome 13, MJ_LKY, whole genome shotgun sequence region GGCCCTACTCACCGGCAGGGGGGCCACTATCTCCCCCAGGCGCCAGTGCAGCCTCAGCAGGAACCAGCCCTGGACAGCCAGCCCAGCCGCCAGCAGCAGTAGGAGACCCAGGCCCAGCCGTGCAGCGCTGCAGGGCTGTTTCTGGCGGTGGCGACCCAGCCGGGTGAATGGGATGTCCGTCTGTCCATCCACCACAAACACTGAGGGCCGCACGACCGTCTCCTCCATGTCTGTGTGGACGAAACCCCGGGACGCGTGGGACTGGGCTGGCACCCGGTAGGGAGGAAGCCAGAATTGCCCAATGCTGCCGGGCTTCACACAGTGCAGACAGGCACCCGCAGCCAGGCTGCCTTTAGAGCTGGGGTTcagcccctcccctttccccacgcgccctcctcttcttcctgtcccccccaccccacccccagcccggcCCCATATCACTCTCACTCCTTCAGCCTGTCCCACTTTCCAGGGGCATCTGAAGGAATGGCTCAGATGGGGGTTGAGGGGGGAGGCCCCAGCTTTCCACCATTGCCCCTTCATTCACTCAGTGGCCAAATATTCATGGAGCATCTCCTGTGTGCAGGGCGCCGTTCTGGGTTTGAGAGCACAGCCATGAACAAGGGAGACAAAGGTCCCTGGTCTCATGAAGCGCCTATTCTAGCGGGGTGAGAAACACAGTGAGCTGATAGACAAGAAAATGCTGTACACTCGGCCCTGAACCACACAGGAGCTAGGGGCACTGACCCCCAGCACAACTGAAAGTCCACATGTAACTACTTTTAACTCCACAGAACTTAACAGGTAACTGTATACTGTTGACCGGAAACCTTACCAAAAACAGTCATATTTTGTGtgttcaatgcattatttactgtATTCCTACAATAATGTAAGctagcaaaaagaaaatgtttttccaattgttaaaaatctccaaaaaaatgtataatatatatttattgaaaaaaaattggtGTGTCAGTGGACCTATGCAGTTcagcctgtgttgttcaagggccaattGTATAGTGTTTTAGAGAAGAGTAGTGGGAAATACAAGAATGGTTTTcgggtgtgtgcatgtgactgtgtgtgcatgtatgtgtatacgtgtgtgtgcgcgcacgtaGGCATGTGCATACATGtacgtgtgtatgtgtataagtacatacgtgtgtgtgcatgcattcaAGTTTTAACTGGAACACTGTCCAGCTTGTTAACCAAGCCCAAGCCTGAGAGTCATTCCGGATCCCCCGTCTGTCTTGTCCCTCACATTCCACTCTTCAGCAAGCCTGGTCAGTTCATCCTCCGGGCCAGACCTCAGATCCAGCCACCTGTTTCCATCCCACTGCTGACCGCCTAGCTAAGTGCCGTGGACTGCACgtctgtgccccacccccaggccatGTGCTGAGGCCCTCATCCCCACAGTGGTGGTATTCAGAGGTGAGGTCTTGGGGAGTGACTGGGCCATCAGGGTGGAGCCCTCACAGACGGGGTAAGTGTCTTTCTAAGATGAGTCATGAATGAAATGACCTCTCTGCCATCTGAGGCCACACTGAGAAGGTAGCTGTCCgcaagctgtcaccagaggaagggggctctcaccagaacctgaccaaGCTggcctttccagcctccagaacgggGAGAAATGAATGGcttgttatttaagccaccctgTCGAGGGCATCTTGTTATAGCAACCCGAACAGACTAACCATTCTTTCTTGGACTGCTGCAGTAGCTTCCCACCTCAATGTCCTGCGTTAACCTCTTGCGACCTTATAATTCATGCTGTAGCCTCTCGCTGGCTTGagctcacttatttatttatatttattttattgagccAAAAGTCATATACCAGAAAGCCAACCATTATAAAGTGAGCAACTCAGAGGCATTTGGTACATTTACAATGTTGT contains the following coding sequences:
- the TNFSF14 gene encoding tumor necrosis factor ligand superfamily member 14 isoform X2; the encoded protein is MKGQWWKAGASPLNPHLSHSFRCPWKVGQAEGVRVIWGRAGGGVGGTGRRGGRVGKGEGLNPSSKGSLAAGACLHCVKPGSIGQFWLPPYRVPAQSHASRGFVHTDMEETVVRPSVFVVDGQTDIPFTRLGRHRQKQPCSAARLGLGLLLLLAAGLAVQGWFLLRLHWRLGEIVAPLPERDATSWEQLVQGWRSHQVNPAAHLTGEGDPGTWHGVGVRASWRDQAGACMSEYSWQMRSAQNARSARVASYV
- the TNFSF14 gene encoding tumor necrosis factor ligand superfamily member 14 isoform X3, producing the protein MKGQWWKAGASPLNPHLSHSFRCPWKVGQAEGVRVIWGRAGGGVGGTGRRGGRVGKGEGLNPSSKGSLAAGACLHCVKPGSIGQFWLPPYRVPAQSHASRGFVHTDMEETVVRPSVFVVDGQTDIPFTRLGRHRQKQPCSAARLGLGLLLLLAAGLAVQGWFLLRLHWRLGEIVAPLPVLTVGNTAFSGTRCDILGAAGARVEVPPSQPSSTPHRGQLQPDGQRGPPALGDKAGPGLPEGPQLPKRRSRDL